The Desulfurobacteriaceae bacterium genome includes the window CCTCCATTGAGGCAGCAAGGGCCGGAGAAGCTGGCAGGAATTTCGCTGTAGTTGCAAACGAAATAAGGACTATGGCAAAGGATACGTTTAAGTTCATTGAGGAGATAAAGTCTATCGATAAGGAAATTGATGAGAAACTGCTAAAGCTGAAAAAGAGTATTGTTGCTATTGAACAGCTTAGGGAAAGCAGTGATAAAATGGTAGCTGATATAGAAAATGTGGTTTCTATATCAAATGAACTTGATGTAGTTTACAAGGAACAATCGCGGGTTATCAACGACATAAAAGGTCTTTCTGGAATCTCTGCAGGTATTCAGAAGATATTTCAAATTCTTTCAGGAGTGAAAGTAAATATTGTAAGTACCATTAAGAGATTACTTAGTTAAATTTTCTCTTTGATTAGTGAAGGTTTAGGAACTTTCTTTTCGGATATTCTAAAGGCTTTTAGAAACTTAGATGTAAATATTTTTGAGTTACCTTCGTTATATATTATTTCTCCTACTGGTTCTCCTTCGTTCACAAGATCGCCCACTTTTTTGTAAAACCTTAGTCCTGCAGAGTAGTCTATAGTTTCTTCTGCTTTTTTCCTTCCGCCTCCCATTTCAGTCAAAAGGTACCCAAGATCCTATCCATCTATTGAGGCTATGTATCCCCTTTTATCAGAAAGAATTTCTTTTCTATTTTTTGCTTTTTTTAGTTCTAAACTTCCCCCAAGATATTCAACCCAGTTAACGAACCTATCTACAGCTTTTCCAGAAAGTATTATCTCTTTTGCTTTCTCTTTTCCTTTGTTAAAAGTAGCTGTATTTGTTAATTCACATAAATACCCTGCTAAAGAAGTTGTAATTTCTAAAAGGTCCTCCTCTATGTCTCCAGATAAAGCTTTTATAGACTCTTCTACTTCAAGGGCATTTCCAGCATATCTTCCCAGAGGTTGTCCCATCTCGGTTATCAAAGCTCCAGCTTTTTTGCCATAAAGCCTTGAGACATTAACAAGGCTAGTTGCTAATTCTTTTGCGCTTTTTAAATCTCTCATAAATGCTCCACTTCCAACTTTGACATCAAATACGATAGCTTCCGTGTTTACAGCAAGCTTTTTACTTAGAATACTTGAGACTATAAGAGGAATGCTGTCTACTGTAGAAGTAGCATCCCTTAGAGCATATATCTTCCTATCAGCAGGAGCAATTTCTTTTGTTTGGGCAGATATTGAGAAGCCAAACTTTTTTAGAACATCTTCTATTTCTTCTTTTGTTAATTCAACCTTCATTCCGGTGCTTTCAAGTTTATCAATGGTTCCACCTGTAAATCCTAAACCTCTTCCAGCAAGGAAAGGAGCTTTAAATCCCATTTCCGCTAAAACGGGTGCAAGAACTAAGGAGACTTTATCCCCGATACCACCTGTACTGTGTTTGTCTACTATTGTTCCATCAACTTGAAGGTTTATTGTTTCTCCACTCCTTAGCATAGATTCTGTAAGGTAAAGAGTCTCTTCATAGGAAAGGCCGTTAAAGTAGATTGCCATTAGAAGGGCCGCCATTTGGTAATCAGAAACTTCTCCAAAAACGTAAGAATCGACAATAAATGCGATTTCCTCTCGGGAAAAGTTTTCTCCTTTCTTTTTCTTTTCTATAAGTTCTTTAAAAAGCATTGTTTTTCCTTTATGCTATTGAATACATAAAGTAAATCAAACCTCTAACCATTGGTGCAAGTATCCAGCTTAAGAAAGGGCTTATTACGAGGATAATTAAAATAATTGGTCCATAAGGTTCTATTTTCTTGTAAGTTAAATAAAGTTTGGGAGGAAGGATTGCCTCAAGGATTTTGGAACCGTCAAGAGGAGGAATTGGCAGTAAGTTGAATATTCCAAAAGCAACGTTTATAAATACGCTGTATTTGAAGATTAAAAATAAGGGTTCTGCAATATTTGGGGGTAGAACAGTAAAAGGAAAATACTTGATAAAGAGAATACTTACAAAGGCACTTAAGAAATTTGAAAATGGACCTGCAAATGCAACAAGAATTTCTCCTAAATTCTGGTTAACTCTTGTGAAGTTTCTTGGATTTACCATTACAGGTTTTGCCCAACCAAAGTGAACAAGCAAAAGAGCTAAGAAACCGATAATATCTAAATGAGCAAAAGGATTTAATGTTAACCTTCCTGAAATTTTAGGAGTTGGGTCTCCAAGTTTATAAGCTACAAATCCGTGAGCAAACTCGTGAACGGTAATAGCCCAAAGAATAGCAGGTAGCGATATTATCAGGTTTTGAAACCAATCTATCAACCTGTCCTCCTTATTTTAAAGGTTCTTCTACAACTTCTCCGTAAGGTTCAACTTCTGTAAATATTTGTCCTTGGAACTTGAAAAACTTGCACCTTGGGTCAAGCCAGCAGTCTGGTGGAAGACCAGCTTTTACACAAGTTTGAGATAAGAATTCTCTTTCATCCCATCCCCATTCAACAGGGACCTGCGGAAGTAGTAGTCCTGCTGCCATGCCGTACCTTACGATGAGTCCATCTCTTCCCACTTTTATAGCTTTTGGAAGTTCATCTGGTAGAACGTTTAAGGCTTGCGGAGGAGTTAAGACTGTAGTTTCCACAGTTAAGTTAGGAAGTTCCTCTAAGTTTACAGGATAAAATCTTGGATCTCTTGTTGCTGCAGAGATTGCAGCGTCAATCGTTGCAAAAACTAAAGGCATTATCGGTTCCGGATACCCAATACAGCCTCTCAAGTTTTGTGATGGATATGTTTTCAAAGTGACAAAAACTCCCCTTTCTTCAAAAAGGGTTTCAGGAGTATTTGCTGGAGGTTCTATTTTTATTCCTTTTCTTAAGTATTCTTCTATAGAAGATCTTGCGAGTTTTACTAAGAATTTTCCTTCTTGTAAGTCTAAAAGTTTCATTATTTCTCCCTGAAAGTGTTTAACCTATTTAAATATAAGTCTAAAAAGGTTCATTCCTAAAATAGTAGCCATTAAGCATGAGGTAACGTTAAGAAAAATATTAAGAATGGCCTTTTGATATACACCTTCTTGAATTAGAACTACCGTTTCAAAACTAAAGGTTGAAAACGTTGTTAAAGCCCCTAAAAAACCTGTAATAAAGAAAGCTTTCCACTCTGGGGCTATTACGTTCTCAAATAGCATTACTAGAAAACCTATTAAGAAACTTCCAATAACGTTTACTCCTAAAGTTCCAACTGGAAATGAAATTCCAAAAAGTTTTTGCAAAAAACCAGAGATTAAAAAACGAAAAATAGCTCCGAAGAAACCTCCAAGTCCAACGTAAAGGAGAGTCATACTTTTACTCCTACCTCTTTTATGAGCTGACTTGTAATTATTTCTATAGCTTTCTCTCTTGTCTCGTCAAAGTCTATGTTTTCTATTACCGGTATATTCTTTTCTAGTGCTGTTTTATAAAGAAAATCTTGAATTAACCTTATTGCTTTAAAATTTCTAAGGTATTTCTTGCTTGTTCTTTGGGAGGTTTTCTCTCTTGTTCTAAACCTGCTTTTGTGTATTTCTTCATCAAGAGTGGTTAGTATAAGATGGAT containing:
- a CDS encoding TIGR00296 family protein; its protein translation is MKLLDLQEGKFLVKLARSSIEEYLRKGIKIEPPANTPETLFEERGVFVTLKTYPSQNLRGCIGYPEPIMPLVFATIDAAISAATRDPRFYPVNLEELPNLTVETTVLTPPQALNVLPDELPKAIKVGRDGLIVRYGMAAGLLLPQVPVEWGWDEREFLSQTCVKAGLPPDCWLDPRCKFFKFQGQIFTEVEPYGEVVEEPLK
- a CDS encoding site-2 protease family protein codes for the protein MIDWFQNLIISLPAILWAITVHEFAHGFVAYKLGDPTPKISGRLTLNPFAHLDIIGFLALLLVHFGWAKPVMVNPRNFTRVNQNLGEILVAFAGPFSNFLSAFVSILFIKYFPFTVLPPNIAEPLFLIFKYSVFINVAFGIFNLLPIPPLDGSKILEAILPPKLYLTYKKIEPYGPIILIILVISPFLSWILAPMVRGLIYFMYSIA
- the crcB gene encoding fluoride efflux transporter CrcB, coding for MTLLYVGLGGFFGAIFRFLISGFLQKLFGISFPVGTLGVNVIGSFLIGFLVMLFENVIAPEWKAFFITGFLGALTTFSTFSFETVVLIQEGVYQKAILNIFLNVTSCLMATILGMNLFRLIFK
- a CDS encoding thymidine phosphorylase — protein: MLFKELIEKKKKGENFSREEIAFIVDSYVFGEVSDYQMAALLMAIYFNGLSYEETLYLTESMLRSGETINLQVDGTIVDKHSTGGIGDKVSLVLAPVLAEMGFKAPFLAGRGLGFTGGTIDKLESTGMKVELTKEEIEDVLKKFGFSISAQTKEIAPADRKIYALRDATSTVDSIPLIVSSILSKKLAVNTEAIVFDVKVGSGAFMRDLKSAKELATSLVNVSRLYGKKAGALITEMGQPLGRYAGNALEVEESIKALSGDIEEDLLEITTSLAGYLCELTNTATFNKGKEKAKEIILSGKAVDRFVNWVEYLGGSLELKKAKNRKEILSDKRGYIASIDG
- a CDS encoding methyl-accepting chemotaxis protein, which produces MRSRSTTKLIDSLSKALSGLERCYLSQKRMAETIETLVEEIEMVFLKNNKIIAKDVETLKKISEDLKLFVDKFMPLMRELMEISGEFEKLYGSLNDMRRSLESIEKIAEHTELIAINASIEAARAGEAGRNFAVVANEIRTMAKDTFKFIEEIKSIDKEIDEKLLKLKKSIVAIEQLRESSDKMVADIENVVSISNELDVVYKEQSRVINDIKGLSGISAGIQKIFQILSGVKVNIVSTIKRLLS